The following are encoded together in the Daphnia magna isolate NIES linkage group LG8, ASM2063170v1.1, whole genome shotgun sequence genome:
- the LOC116929399 gene encoding papilin isoform X4, whose product MAIPGRHPGRLLLWVLVTAFITATVDSHLDADQGQLTRHKRQHPDSRTSFILTDFIGVPDPEADVISLQSTRETGKWSDWSEPSECSRTCGGGVSSQSRECLGRGAQDADERSDSSDTQCVGATKRHHSCNIQECPADTQDFRSEQCSRFNGVPFENRYYEWVPYTRAPNKCELNCMPKGERFYYRHRRKVIDGTRCDEQEGTDVCVAGQCLPVGCDSMLGSTAKEDQCRVCGGDGTTCTSVQGIAQQNDFQTGYNDVLLIPVGATNIKIREVKSSNNYLAIRNTTGHYYLNGNWRIDFPREMKFAGCTFHYERKPHAFIAPETITALGPTTEALYVVLLYQEPNPGIEYEYSFPKDVSLPTGGDSYSWIYGAWSDCNADCGGGIQTRNVSCAKTSDFEMVSDDLCDPQLQPSVNRTCATDACDPSWFIGNWTKCSSNCQAGIQFRTVYCQQVIAGSMQSVINDSVCVNAIGPTPSSIQECNKEAVCPQFHIGEWGPCDKLCGDGTRQRKVTCFRKTDDRIEQLADSDCEGDVPARTESCFKRPCEGVDWITSPWSGCKDKCGLEYETRRAQCVSPKGKIYPDEFCHAYRRPALNRTCADATPCKYVWFASQWSACSSDCGAGIQSRWVFCGTMDGGVPAKVDDENCDPAQRYDNTTECHVPPDQCKGVWFSGPWSECSKTCGSGSRTRPILCLANNETADIKQCGVDTIPSAEEKCNTQACSEEAAPEGTTETPLVEVCEEVDEEGEDVEEEEEGEEVVEELIEESSGSNLGMEPSSGSGSMDNLAVDMSAEGSGDMESESSGLGLILGGMTAPPTVMEGSSEPDGLIRRRRQAPAEELLLSGEGSGSGMMSGLGSGLGSGIILGESGSGIDGMDPELEVEEEMNVIETKNGLLQAENVLLVTSKPTTAKPSDTESTTQKTSTDATEESSTVKSDKDVTEESSTVKPDKDVTDESSTVKPDKDVTDESSTVMPDKDVTEESSTEKPDKDVTETSTEKSSKDAAEESSTEKPDKDVTETSTEKSSKDAAEESSTVKPDKDVTETSTDETSKDAKEATTVKPGKDAKEATTVKPGKDAKETSTVKPSKDAKKETTTKKPAKVTVKKPDVEIIESDKMKTGTKPPGRSKAKSFPGKKKKVKVCRVVTPEKQTCDKTEYGCCPDGTSTAKGPFEAGCPKFETCEDAEFKCCPDGVTPAKGADNEGCFTDACKTSLFGCCPDGFTPSEGNDNEGCPAPTTLPPPTTAMGEEFMMVACKDSMFGCCPDQMTAATGPDNQGCFQCESSGDMEESGSGSGAGPECNSCDDTKHGCCPDNLRAAKGPNGEGCEPIESGSGDIGSGDVVPTTESGINCATTEFGCCPDEMTAATGPDSAGCDTPCAETKFGCCDDNVTSAHGPEKKGCCLNTEFGCCPDNIGAATGPKLEGCNCEYTQFGCCPDNITPARGEKLEGCGCLYTEHTCCPDSYTPAAGPNYQGCGCNTFEFGCCPDLVTVAKGPNLEGCGCENTAHGCCQDERTPAHGPQFEGCTCESSKYGCCLDGVTPSQGPNFEGCPSKPALSGEICALDKDRGSCRNFTVNWFFDMEYGGCSRFWYGGCDGNDNRFPSQDDCKAHCVEPTGIQACSLPRVAGPCEGNYPSWYHDTATGSCRQFRYGGCLGNTNRFATREECHQQCIAPKLLDKCEKPQDAGGCQGTFRRWSYDKESMTCQEFNWGGCQGNENNFLSERECHLRCKDTSRSRDSCLLPRAEGPCSEKKSRWYYDQSERRCMPFYYGGCQGNANNFETQVACEESCRALSLVTEEDTCRMPRVIGDCKEFTERWYYDESDEECRAFLFGGCNGNANNFETLDACRQRCQTAVSPVIPETAKPIDEDFRTEFCFLPKQEGSCDESILQWFYDRPEGVCKQFIYKGCDGNQNRFADRQECESRCSQSQDVCILPRIVGPCSGSFRQWYYDAGSDNCYEFDYGGCQGNPNRFNNAQECQNRCQRVRPITTTSTEAPYVPYPREPERELEREREREPEREPEREREREPEREREPEREPERERDREREQESDRYPTGGDICSLEVEPGPCRASVPAWYFNRQTARCEAFSYGGCDGNANRFHSEEQCERQCGTFRGQDVCRLPPDRGPCRGSFRKYYFDRNTLQCLELVYGGCRGNGNRFSSLEECQSLCLQRAEVAPPGNVTSDANSVVCRLPMDVGPCRERYDRWYYDAERSSCQPFVYGGCAGNMNRFKSFESCTTFCSPSSADQARPAAPAPSYPSPSTTNENEIDVGPTATPYKPSPYDVDQCAEANANCRAISCPYGIERSTSNNGCDECRCYEPCRGYSCPEGTECQAELVRDESDPNQSATRIQPACRQINKEGRCPTVQRGSSSCEEECRSDANCQGDHKCCFNGCGRSCLPPAPLYEEPTTTTPSPVRGTPPRIIDGESRVAAEEGSVGEMQCEAVGSPKPTIYWRRANGEAVNDEGKFKIQSNGSLLIIGVHRSDAGMYTCIADNGVGSSALKQVQFEVKDPTVRAADIVTFQSVTVVTLGSPIIIHCHAYGWPRPSVTWWRGERMLPLSSERYEQFRDYSLLVRRVSFRDLGPYTCQAYNGYGRPASHTLILQAIGPVYSIDADDVEFRRYLIPPPQPDPRLLLTTTTTTPAPFRPRPTPPTSQTYNTLPPQRPNLVAPSARAWSERSNYPVDSDIQIHCEVQGQPLPQVTWYKDNNQVVSTDRITITGNNTLMITGAEGADSGNYRCEAVNLLGDSSGLLSIVVEGVYLHPNCTDNPFFANCKLIVKARFCTNKYYARFCCKSCTLAGQLPATGPHLLDYKTGTSSASARRRK is encoded by the exons ATGGCAATACCCGGTCGGCATCCAGGCCG gttATTATTGTGGGTGCTGGTCACCGCCTTCATCACTGCAACCGTTGAT AGTCATTTGGATGCAGACCAAGGGCAATTGACACGACATAAGAGGCAACATCCAGACAGTCGAACGTCGTTCATTTTGACAGATTTCATTGGCGTTCCGGATCCAGAAGCGGATGTCATTAGCTTGCAATCTACAAGGGAAACGGGAAAATGGTCCGATTGGTCCGAGCCTTCCGAATGCTCGAGAACATGTGGTGGTGGCGTATCAAGCCAGAGCCGTGAATGCCTTGGGCGAGG AGCTCAAGATGCGGATGAAAGATCAGACTCATCCGACACCCAGTGCGTCGGTGCAACGAAGCGGCATCACTCGTGCAACATTCAG GAGTGCCCAGCCGACACACAAGACTTCCGGTCGGAACAGTGTTCACGATTCAACGGAGTTCCATTTGAAAATCGCTATTACGA ATGGGTCCCGTACACGAGGGCACCCAACAAGTGTGAGCTGAATTGTATGCCGAAAGGCGAAAGGTTTTATTACCGACACAGGCGCAAAGTCATTGACGGAACTCGATGTGACGAACAAGAAGGCACCGACGTTTGCGTTGCTGGCCAATGTTTG CCTGTCGGCTGCGATTCGATGTTGGGCTCAACGGCTAAAGAAGACCAATGCCGAGTGTGCGGTGGTGACGGAACAACTTGCACATCTGTTCAAGGAATAGCTCAGCAAAACGACTTTCAAACAG GTTACAATGACGTTTTGCTCATTCCGGTTGGCGCCACAAACATAAAGATTCGCGAAGTCAAGTCGTCAAACAATTATCTtg CTATCCGGAACACCACGGGGCATTATTATCTCAACGGCAATTGGCGCATTGATTTCCCTCGGGAAATGAAATTTGCCGGTTGCACCTTCCATTATGAACGCAAACCGCATGCCTTCATCGCTCCCGAAACTATCACGGCCCTGGGTCCTACCACCGAAGCCCTTTACGTCGTTTTGCTTTACCAAGAGCCTAATCCGGGCATAGAATACGAGTACAGTTTCCCCAAAGACGTCTCATTACCAACCGGAGGTGACAGTTACAGCTGGATCTACGGGGCGTGGAGCGATTGTAACGCTGATTGCGGCGGAG GCATTCAAACTAGGAATGTTAGTTGCGCCAAGACGAGTGATTTTGAAATGGTTTCGGACGACTTATGTGATCCTCAATTACAGCCGTCAGTGAACAGAACTTGCGCTACAGACGCATGTGATCCTAG TTGGTTCATCGGCAATTGGACGAAATGTTCCAGCAATTGCCAAGCAGGAATCCAATTTCGCACAGTTTATTGCCAGCAAGTTATTGCTGGTTCCATGCAGTCTGTCATCAACGACAGCGTCTGCGTTAACGCCATCGGACCAACACCGTCATCAATTCAGGAATGCAATAAGGAAGCCGTCTGCCCTCAATTTCACATTGGCGAATGGGGACCG TGTGATAAACTGTGTGGAGATGGAACACGTCAGCGCAAAGTCACTTGCTTCCGCAAAACAGACGATCGCATTGAACAGCTTGCCGATTCCGATTGTGAAGGCGATGTTCCGGCTCGGACTGAATCCTGTTTTAAACGGCCTTGCGAAGGTGTAGACTGGATAACATCCCCGTGGTCAGGC TGCAAGGATAAGTGTGGGCTAGAATATGAGACACGAAGAGCACAATGCGTTTCGCCTAAAGGAAAAATTTATCCCGACGAGTTTTGTCACGCATACCGTCGACCGGCATTGAACCGTACGTGTGCCGACGCCACCCCATGCAAATACGTTTGGTTTGCTTCCCAATGGAGCGCG TGCTCGTCAGACTGTGGTGCTGGAATTCAGTCCCGGTGGGTGTTTTGCGGCACAATGGATGGTGGAGTGCCTGCTAAAGTCGATGACGAGAACTGCGATCCAGCGCAAAGATACGACAACACAACTGAATGCCACGTGCCGCCTGATCAGTGCAAGGGTGTCTGGTTCTCTGGACCTTGGAGCGAG TGTTCGAAGACGTGTGGATCTGGAAGCCGGACGAGACCAATTTTATGTCTCGCTAACAACGAGACAGCTGATATTAAGCAGTGCGGAGTGGATACTATTCCGTCTGCCGAGGAGAAATGCAATACACAGGCGTGTAGCGAAGAAGCTGCTCCTGAAGGGACAACCGAGACACCTTTAGTTGAAGTCTGTGAAGAAGTTGATGAAGAAGGGGAAGacgttgaagaagaagaagaaggagaggAGGTGGTTGAAGAATTGATTGAAGAATCAAGCGGTTCAAATCTCGGAATGGAACCGTCGTCTGGTTCTGGAAGCATGGACAATCTTGCCGTAGATATGTCTGCTGAAGGATCTGGGGACATGGAATCTGAATCG TCGGGACTTGGATTGATTCTTGGCGGAATGACTGCCCCTCCAACGGTGATGGAAGGATCTAGCGAGCCGGATGGTTTAATAAGAAGACGAAGACAGGCGCCTGCTGAGGAACTGCTCCTTTCAGGTGAAGGATCTGGATCCGGAATGATGTCGGGTCTTGGCTCTGGATTAGGTTCCGGCATCATTCTAGGTGAATCAGGATCCGGTATCGACGGTATGGATCCTGAACTTGAGGTCGAAGAGGAAATGAACGTAATCGAAACCAAGAACGGACTTCTCCAAGCAGAAAACGTACTGCTCGTCACCT CCAAACCGACGACCGCTAAGCCTTCGGATACCGAATCTACCACCCAAAAGACAAGCACAGATGCTACAGAGGAGTCCTCTACTGTGAAGTCAGACAAAGATGTTACAGAGGAGTCCTCTACTGTGAAGCCAGACAAAGATGTTACAGATGAGTCCTCTACTGTGAAGCCAGACAAAGATGTTACAGATGAGTCCTCTACTGTGATGCCAGACAAAGATGTTACAGAGGAGTCCTCTACTGAGAAGCCAGACAAAGATGTTACGGAGACATCCACTGAGAAATCAAGCAAAGATGCTGCAGAGGAGTCCTCTACTGAGAAGCCAGACAAAGATGTTACGGAGACATCCACTGAGAAATCAAGCAAAGATGCTGCAGAGGAGTCATCTACTGTGAAGCCAGACAAAGATGTTACGGAGACATCCACTGATGAAACAAGCAAAGATGCTAAGGAGGCCACTACCGTGAAGCCAGGCAAAGATGCTAAGGAGGCCACTACCGTGAAGCCAGGCAAAGATGCTAAGGAGACATCTACGGTGAAGCCAAGCAAAGATGCTAAGAAGGAGACAACGACTAAGAAACCTGCTAAAGTCACAGTAAAGAAACCGGATGTTGAAATCATTGAAAGCGATAAAATGAAAACTGGAACGAAACCACCTGGTCGATCCAAGGCGAAGAGCTTCccaggaaagaagaagaaggtgaAGGTCTGTCGTGTGGTTACACCAGAGAAACAAACATGCGACAAGACCGAATACGGATGCTGTCCCGATGGAACATCCACAGCTAAAGGACCCTTCGAAGCTG GCTGTCCCAAATTCGAAACTTGCGAGGATGCGGAATTCAAGTGCTGTCCTGATGGCGTTACCCCAGCCAAAGGAGCTGACAACGAAGGCTGCTTCACAGATGCCTGCAAAACATCCTTATTTGGCTGTTGCCCAGATGGATTTACTCCGTCAGAAGGCAATGACAACGAAGGTTGCCCTGCGCCAACTACACTTCCGCCGCCAACAACTGCCATGGGCGAAGAGTTCATGATGGTCGCCTGCAAAGACTCGAT GTTCGGTTGTTGTCCGGATCAGatgacagcagctaccggccCAGACAACCAGGGCTGCTTCCAATGCGAGTCTAGTGGCGATATGGAAGAATCCGGTAGCGGCAGCGGAGCAGGTCCCGAATGCAATTCCTGTGATGATACCAAACACGGCTGTTGCCCAGACAACTTGCGAGCAGCCAAGGGACCTAATGGCGAAGGCTGTGAGCCTATTGAAA GCGGTTCTGGAGATATTGGTTCAGGAGATGTTGTACCAACAACAGAGTCAGGCATCAATTGCGCAACGACTGAATTTGGTTGCTGCCCTGATGAGATGACAGCTG ctaCGGGACCGGACTCTGCTGGATGCGACACACCTTGTGCTGAGACCAAGTTTGGTTGTTGTGATGACAACGTCACATCGGCTCATGGTCCCGAAAAGAAAGGCTGTTGCCTCAATACAGAATTTGGCTGTTGCCCGGACAATATCGGTGCCGCAACAGGGCCCAAACTCGAAGGCTGCAACTGCGAGTACACACAGTTTGGCTGCTGTCCAGATAATATCACTCCGGCTCGAGGTGAAAAACTTGAAGGCTGCGGTTGTTTGTATACCGAACATACCTGCTGTCCTGACAGTTACACTCCAGCTGCTGGACCCAATTACCAAGGATGTGGATGCAACACTTTCGAATTCGGATGTTGCCCTGACCTCGTCACAGTTGCCAAAGGACCTAATCTGGAAGGCTGCGGATGTGAGAACACTGCCCACGGATGCTGTCAAGATGAACGAACGCCCGCTCATGGGCCGCAATTCGAAGGCTGTACTTGTGAATCTTCCAAGTATGGTTGCTGTCTTGATGGCGTTACACCATCTCAGGGTCCAAATTTCGAAGGATGTCCATCAAAGCCGGCACTTTCTGGCG AAATTTGCGCATTGGACAAGGATCGTGGCTCTTGCCGCAATTTCACTGTCAATTGGTTCTTCGACATGGAATACGGTGGTTGCTCTCGTTTCTGGTACGGTGGATGCGATGGCAACGACAATCGCTTTCCGTCACAAGACGATTGCAAGGCTCACTGTGTGGAACCGACCGGCATTC AGGCCTGCTCATTGCCCCGAGTGGCTGGACCTTGTGAAGGTAATTACCCATCTTGGTACCACGACACAGCTACCGGCTCGTGCCGCCAATTCCGCTACGGAGGCTGTTTGGGTAACACCAACCGTTTTGCCACTCGCGAAGAATGTCACCAGCAATGTATTGCACCAAAGTTACTCG ATAAATGCGAGAAGCCTCAAGATGCTGGTGGTTGTCAAGGTACCTTCCGGCGTTGGAGTTACGATAAGGAGAGCATGACCTGTCAAGAATTCAACTGGGGTGGTTGCCAGGGTAACGAGAACAATTTCTTGAGCGAACGCGAATGCCACCTCCGTTGTAAAGACACTAGCCGATCCAgag ATTCGTGTCTGCTGCCACGCGCTGAAGGTCCTTGCAGTGAGAAGAAATCACGTTGGTATTACGACCAGTCCGAACGCCGCTGCATGCCTTTCTACTACGGTGGATGTCAAGGCAATGCCAACAACTTCGAGACGCAAGTTGCCTGCGAAGAATCGTGCCGTGCTCTGTCTCTCGTCACTG AGGAAGACACCTGCCGTATGCCACGCGTTATTGGCGATTGCAAAGAGTTTACCGAACGATGGTACTATGATGAATCGGACGAAGAATGCCGTGCCTTCTTGTTCGGAGGTTGTAACGGTAACGCAAACAACTTTGAAACATTGGATGCCTGTCGACAACGATGCCAGACGGCGGTGTCACCTGTTATTCCCGAAACTGCCAAGCCTATCGACGAAGACTTCAGAACTG AATTTTgtttcttaccgaaacaaGAAGGTTCATGTGATGAATCGATTTTGCAATGGTTCTATGACCGCCCGGAGGGTGTCTGTAAACAGTTTATTTACAAGGGATGCGATGGCAATCAAAACAGATTCGCCGACCGCCAGGAATGCGAAAGTCGATGTAGTCAGTCGCAAGATGTCTGTATCTTGCCCCGCATTGTCGGTCCGTGCAGTGGCTCCTTCCGCCAATGGTATTATGATGCCGGATCCGACAATTGCTACGAATTTGACTACGGTGGTTGTCAAGGAAATCCTAATCGCTTTAATAACGCGCAAGAATGTCAAAACCGTTGCCAGAGGGTTCGACCTATTACAACTACTTCAACTGAAGCTCCGTACGTGCCTTATCCTCGCGAACCGGAACGTGAACTCGAACGAGAAAGGGAACGTGAACCTGAGCGCGAACCAGAACGAGAACGCGAACGCGAACCAGAACGAGAACGTGAACCGGAACGAGAACCTGAACGAGAACGCGATCGAGAACGTGAACAGGAAAGTGATCGCTACCCTACCGGAGGAG ATATCTGTAGCTTGGAAGTTGAACCTGGACCTTGTAGAGCCAGCGTTCCAGCTTGGTATTTCAATCGACAGACCGCTCGCTGTGAAGCGTTTAGCTATGGAGGATGTGACGGCAATGCCAATCGTTTCCATTCAGAGGAGCAATGCGAACGCCAGTGTGGAACCTTCCGTGGCCAAG ATGTTTGCCGACTTCCACCTGACCGAGGTCCTTGCCGTGGATCTTTCCGCAAATATTATTTCGATCGCAACACGTTGCAGTGTCTTGAACTGGTGTATGGCGGCTGCCGCGGTAATGGCAATAGATTCAGCTCATTGGAAGAGTGTCAGTCTCTCTGTCTTCAACGTGCCGAAGTCGCTCCACCTGGCAATGTGACATCCGACGCCAATTCAG TGGTTTGCCGTCTACCAATGGACGTCGGTCCGTGTCGCGAACGATATGATCGCTGGTACTATGACGCCGAACGAAGCAGCTGCCAGCCGTTCGTCTATGGCGGCTGTGCTGGCAACATGAACCGTTTCAAAAGCTTTGAAAGTTGTACGACCTTCTGTTCGCCATCTTCGGCCGATCAAGCTAGACCAGCAGCGCCGGCCCCAAGCTATCCTTCTCCTTCAACCACTAATG AAAACGAAATCGATGTCGGTCCTACTGCCACGCCCTACAAACCCAGCCCTTACGATGTTGATCAATGCGCCGAGGCCAATGCTAATTGCCGTGCAATTAGTTGCCCATACGGCATTGAACG ATCTACATCGAACAACGGCTGTGACGAATGCCGATGCTACGAGCCATGCCGCGGCTATTCATGTCCGGAAGGAACGGAATGTCAAGCAGAATTGGTTCGCGATGAGTCTGATCCTAATCAGTCTGCCACTCGTATCCAACCCGCGTGCAGACAAA TTAATAAAGAAGGCCGATGCCCTACGGTTCAGCGTGGAAGTTCGAGTTGCGAAGAAGAATGCCGTTCTGACGCGAATTGCCAGGGAGATCACAAATGTTGCTTCAACGGTTGCGGTCGCTCTTGTCTCCCGCCTGCTCCATTGTATGAAGAGCCAACAACGACTACCCCCTCCCCTGTTAGAG GCACTCCACCTCGAATCATCGACGGGGAGTCCCGCGTCGCGGCTGAAGAGGGCAGCGTAGGTGAAATGCAATGCGAAGCAGTCGGGTCGCCCAAACCAACAATTTATTGGCGTCGAGCAAATGGAGAG GCTGTTAACGATGAAGGCAAATTCAAAATCCAATCAAATGGCTCGCTTCTGATCATTGGTGTCCACAGATCCGATGCTGGCATGTACACTTGCATCGCCGATAACGGAGTTGGTTCTTCCGCACTCAAACAAGTTCAGTTTGAAGTCAAAG ACCCGACTGTTCGCGCTGCGGATATTGTGACCTTTCAGAGTGTGACAGTCGTGACGTTGGGCTCTCCGATCATTATCCACTGTCACGCTTACGGCTGGCCTAGGCCATCTGTGACATGGTGGCGCGGTGAGCGCATGCTTCCGCTCTCATCGGAACGCTACGAACAGTTCCGCGATTATTCGCTGTTGGTCCGACGTGTCTCCTTCCGCGATTTGGGTCCTTATACCTGTCAGGCGTACAACGGCTATGGCCGTCCCGCTTCCCATACTCTGATTCTTCAGGCTATTGGTCCAGTTTATTCTATTGATGCCGATGACGTCGAATTCCGTCGCTATCTAATTCCTCCGCCACAACCCGATCCCCGTTTGTTACTAACTACTACCACTACTACTCCTGCCCCCTTCCGGCCTCGGCCCACTCCACCGACTTCACAGACTTATAACACGCTGCCTCCTCAGCGACCTAATTTGG TTGCACCAAGTGCAAGAGCCTGGTCAGAACGATCAAATTACCCCGTGGATAGTGATATCCAAATCCACTGTGAAGTCCAGGGTCAACCGCTACCACAAGTGACGTGGTACAAGGACAACAATCAAGTCGTTTCGACGGATCGTATAACTATCACTG GTAATAACACTTTGATGATCACTGGAGCAGAGGGCGCTGATTCTGGAAACTATCGCTGCGAAGCTGTCAATTTACTTGGAGATTCAAGCGGTCTCTTAAGCATTGTTGTCGAAG GCGTTTACTTACACCCGAATTGTACGGACAACCCGTTCTTTGCCAACTGCAAGTTGATCGTCAAGGCGCGTTTCTGTACGAACAAGTACTATGCTCGTTTCTGCTGCAAATCTTGCACACTGGCTGGTCAATTGCCGGCCACGGGGCCACATCTGCTCGATTACAAGACAGGTACTAGCAGCGCCTCCGCCAGGCGTAGGAAGTAG